The Candidatus Hydrogenedentota bacterium genome has a window encoding:
- a CDS encoding acetylxylan esterase, producing the protein MKKLALLLTAAVLAPAMAQGADTPYLEAVRARAADLRAGDAPPAALEDWTRQREALRAALEAAWGGFPADHAPLSARVLEALPRDGYRVEKIVFQTLPEVWMTANAYVPEAPGPHPAVLSVHGHWPGAKQDPHVQARCIGLAKLGYFVLAVDALGAGERGIGTALGEYHGDMTAGTLWPVGRPLSGLQVYENGRAVDYLLTRPEVDGARIGITGASGGGNQSMYAGAWDDRFKAVVPVCSVGNYQSYLGAACCMCEVVPGILRHAEEWGVLALAAPRALLVINATMDARQFSVEEARKSLALAAPVFTLQGAPGNLRHDTFESGHDYNQPMREAMYGWMALHLKGEGDGSPVPEPAMELEDPETLRCFPGETRPADWMTIPRIAAREGRMLVDRLRAPETAAAWQSMADGMRERLDRDVLGGTDPEAPRGIDPGSPVLPEGAVAGAGSALLLQLDETPGPAESVVVAALESAGRAVIPIHLRAAGVHAQPNDAIGRAPDHNTAEWALWLGEPLLGQWVRDVRTAIDTLEAAGAPLDTMALVGAGPAGVVALCAAALDARIAKVAAVGSLASYITEAPYEGQRLGILAPGILRDAGDIAHIAALIAPRRLVMAGPVTGSGEPLAADTIGTVFAFTRDVYGLAGAEDAFRLAVDMTGEEILRGLE; encoded by the coding sequence ATGAAGAAGCTGGCATTGCTGTTGACCGCCGCCGTCCTGGCGCCCGCGATGGCGCAGGGCGCCGACACGCCCTACCTTGAAGCCGTTCGCGCGCGCGCGGCGGATCTCCGCGCGGGGGATGCCCCGCCCGCGGCGCTGGAGGACTGGACCCGGCAGCGCGAGGCGCTTCGGGCCGCGCTCGAAGCGGCGTGGGGCGGTTTCCCGGCGGATCACGCCCCGCTGTCGGCACGGGTGCTGGAGGCGCTCCCGCGCGACGGCTACCGCGTGGAGAAAATCGTTTTCCAGACGCTCCCGGAGGTCTGGATGACGGCGAACGCCTATGTGCCCGAGGCGCCCGGGCCGCATCCGGCGGTGCTTTCGGTGCATGGCCACTGGCCCGGCGCGAAGCAGGATCCGCACGTGCAGGCGCGTTGCATCGGGCTGGCGAAGCTTGGCTACTTCGTGCTCGCGGTTGATGCGCTCGGCGCGGGCGAACGCGGCATCGGCACGGCCCTGGGCGAGTACCACGGGGACATGACGGCCGGCACGCTCTGGCCCGTTGGCCGTCCGCTCAGCGGGCTCCAGGTGTATGAGAACGGGCGCGCGGTGGACTACCTGCTCACGCGCCCGGAGGTGGACGGCGCGCGCATCGGGATCACCGGCGCCAGCGGCGGCGGCAACCAGAGCATGTACGCGGGCGCGTGGGACGATCGCTTCAAGGCGGTCGTGCCCGTGTGTTCCGTGGGCAATTACCAGTCCTATCTCGGCGCCGCCTGTTGCATGTGCGAGGTGGTCCCGGGCATTCTGCGCCATGCCGAGGAGTGGGGCGTGCTCGCGCTGGCGGCGCCCCGCGCCCTGCTGGTCATCAACGCGACCATGGACGCGCGGCAATTCTCCGTGGAGGAGGCGCGAAAGTCCCTGGCGCTCGCGGCGCCGGTGTTCACGCTGCAAGGCGCGCCCGGAAACCTGCGCCACGACACCTTTGAATCGGGACACGACTACAACCAGCCCATGCGCGAGGCGATGTACGGTTGGATGGCGCTCCACCTGAAGGGCGAGGGCGACGGTTCGCCCGTGCCCGAGCCCGCGATGGAACTGGAAGACCCCGAGACACTACGTTGCTTTCCCGGGGAGACCCGGCCGGCGGATTGGATGACGATTCCCCGGATCGCCGCGCGCGAGGGGCGCATGCTGGTCGATCGCCTGCGCGCGCCGGAGACGGCGGCGGCCTGGCAGTCCATGGCGGACGGCATGCGCGAACGCCTCGACCGCGATGTGCTGGGCGGGACGGACCCCGAGGCGCCGCGCGGCATCGACCCCGGCTCGCCGGTGCTGCCGGAGGGCGCTGTGGCCGGCGCGGGGAGCGCGCTGTTGCTGCAGCTCGACGAGACCCCCGGTCCGGCGGAGTCGGTCGTTGTCGCGGCGCTGGAAAGCGCGGGCCGCGCGGTCATTCCGATTCACCTTCGCGCGGCGGGCGTCCACGCCCAGCCCAACGACGCCATCGGGCGTGCCCCGGATCACAACACCGCCGAATGGGCGCTGTGGCTCGGCGAGCCCCTGCTCGGGCAATGGGTGCGGGACGTGCGGACCGCAATCGACACGCTCGAAGCCGCCGGCGCGCCGCTGGACACGATGGCCCTCGTGGGCGCCGGGCCCGCCGGGGTGGTCGCGCTGTGCGCCGCCGCGCTGGACGCGCGCATCGCGAAGGTCGCGGCCGTCGGGTCGCTCGCCAGCTACATCACCGAGGCGCCCTACGAAGGCCAGCGTCTCGGCATCCTGGCGCCCGGCATCCTCCGCGACGCCGGCGACATCGCGCATATCGCCGCACTCATCGCGCCCCGCCGCCTCGTTATGGCCGGGCCGGTGACCGGCAGCGGAGAGCCGCTCGCGGCCGATACGATCGGGACCGTGTTCGCGTTTACCCGCGATGTGTATGGGCTGGCAGGCGCGGAGGACGCGTTTCGGCTGGCGGTAGATATGACTGGCGAGGAGATTCTGCGGGGGCTGGAGTAG
- a CDS encoding DUF721 domain-containing protein: MKRNNPQGSPKRAKPQGGARRNKLEGVGDILAAMKQTTNLGKHLEHAEIWEHWPEIVGEATAQHARPRGIKELQLRIECDSAVWMHKINYRKWQILKKINRLAGKELVSDIYVMLLGDGEAMEE; the protein is encoded by the coding sequence TTGAAGCGCAATAATCCCCAGGGCAGCCCCAAACGCGCCAAACCCCAGGGCGGCGCCAGGCGCAATAAGCTCGAAGGCGTCGGCGATATCCTCGCCGCGATGAAGCAGACCACGAACCTTGGCAAACACCTGGAGCACGCCGAGATCTGGGAGCACTGGCCCGAGATCGTGGGCGAGGCCACCGCCCAGCACGCCCGCCCGCGGGGCATCAAGGAATTGCAGCTGCGTATTGAGTGCGACAGCGCGGTGTGGATGCACAAGATCAACTACCGGAAGTGGCAGATCCTCAAGAAAATCAACCGACTCGCGGGGAAAGAGTTGGTCTCGGATATCTACGTAATGCTTCTGGGGGACGGGGAGGCGATGGAGGAGTGA
- a CDS encoding Hsp20/alpha crystallin family protein, which produces MSILVPVKRSTAFPWAGFSELEQQFDRLFGIEPVAGQTASGAWLPAVDIHETDAAFILEADLPGMKLEDIHVSVLDDRITISGARKREEKHEEKGYRRYERAEGEFERSFRINGGIDVARVEASFEQGVLTVTLPKPEAAVPKQIDVKVS; this is translated from the coding sequence ATGAGCATCCTGGTACCCGTAAAGCGCAGCACCGCCTTCCCGTGGGCGGGCTTCAGTGAATTGGAACAGCAGTTCGACCGCCTCTTCGGCATTGAGCCGGTCGCCGGGCAGACCGCCTCCGGCGCGTGGCTGCCCGCGGTCGACATCCACGAGACGGACGCCGCCTTCATCCTGGAGGCGGATTTGCCCGGCATGAAGCTGGAGGACATTCACGTCTCCGTGCTGGACGACCGCATCACCATCAGCGGCGCGCGCAAGCGCGAAGAGAAGCACGAGGAAAAGGGCTATCGCCGCTACGAGCGCGCCGAGGGCGAATTCGAGCGGAGCTTCCGGATCAACGGCGGCATCGACGTCGCCCGCGTGGAAGCGAGCTTCGAGCAGGGCGTCCTCACCGTGACCCTGCCCAAGCCCGAAGCCGCCGTCCCGAAACAGATCGACGTGAAGGTCAGCTAG
- a CDS encoding CDP-alcohol phosphatidyltransferase family protein produces MSPEITDRKADVYAAGERAWMERTQRVRARLFGPLLRAMAALGLKPDHLTALSLVAGLLFSPLYFSYPAWAFAALALHVLIDGLDGPLARHLGVASPKGSFTDSMADQLVIVTSTVTLMTAGVVGLAPGVFYVVAYTVVVLFAMARNALRDPYSWLFRPRFYVYLWIPVETWRLPGTIDYLIWICAAVLSVKVLTGFRGIRRNM; encoded by the coding sequence GTGTCGCCGGAGATCACCGATCGCAAAGCCGATGTCTACGCCGCCGGAGAGCGCGCCTGGATGGAGCGTACGCAACGCGTGCGCGCGCGGCTTTTCGGGCCATTGCTGCGCGCGATGGCGGCGCTGGGCCTGAAGCCGGATCACCTCACGGCGCTTTCCCTGGTGGCGGGGCTGCTCTTCAGCCCGCTCTATTTCTCGTATCCCGCGTGGGCCTTCGCCGCGCTGGCGCTGCATGTGCTGATCGACGGGCTCGACGGCCCGCTTGCGCGCCATCTCGGCGTGGCCTCGCCGAAGGGTTCTTTCACCGACAGCATGGCCGACCAGCTGGTGATCGTCACGTCCACCGTCACCCTGATGACAGCCGGCGTTGTCGGGCTGGCCCCCGGCGTGTTCTATGTGGTTGCCTACACCGTGGTGGTGCTGTTTGCGATGGCGCGCAACGCCCTCCGCGATCCGTATTCGTGGCTCTTCCGGCCGCGCTTCTATGTCTACCTCTGGATTCCGGTGGAGACGTGGCGGCTGCCGGGAACCATCGATTACCTGATCTGGATCTGCGCCGCGGTTCTCTCGGTCAAGGTGCTGACCGGTTTTCGGGGTATCCGCAGAAACATGTAG
- a CDS encoding Rieske 2Fe-2S domain-containing protein, with the protein MAEFSESMEIPDPSGDPGSVGRRAFTQAAVGGVGACYLAAIGYPVYRYLATPARASAELAAVSEVALAKADLPEAGAALMFRFGTKPAMLIHHADGSLVCFDAICTHLACTVQFQPEEGRIYCACHGGEYDMHTGANVAGPPPKPLAPYVVEVSDETVVIRRA; encoded by the coding sequence ATGGCTGAGTTTTCTGAATCCATGGAAATCCCGGATCCGTCGGGCGACCCCGGTTCGGTGGGGCGGCGCGCCTTCACGCAGGCCGCCGTGGGCGGGGTCGGCGCGTGCTACCTCGCCGCGATCGGCTATCCCGTGTACCGCTACCTGGCCACGCCCGCGCGCGCGTCGGCGGAGCTGGCCGCGGTGTCCGAAGTGGCGCTGGCGAAAGCCGACCTGCCCGAAGCCGGCGCGGCCCTGATGTTTCGCTTCGGCACGAAGCCAGCCATGCTGATCCACCACGCCGACGGGTCGCTGGTGTGCTTTGACGCGATCTGCACGCACCTGGCCTGCACGGTACAGTTCCAGCCCGAGGAAGGCCGGATCTACTGCGCGTGCCACGGGGGCGAATACGACATGCATACGGGGGCCAACGTGGCCGGCCCGCCCCCGAAGCCCCTGGCCCCCTACGTAGTGGAGGTGAGCGATGAAACCGTCGTCATCCGCCGGGCCTGA
- the recF gene encoding DNA replication/repair protein RecF translates to MWLTRLTCRRFRCLGDLAFQPEPGLNIIHGDNAQGKTSLLEALLYTCTARSHRTTNEAELARHGEDGFSVTAEARRSDRDVAIEAYYWQKAKRFKVNGVPQTRISDILGRIHTVFFSPEDVELVKGGASARRRFLDMELAQINPGYLAALQQYRQALKQRNSLLKQFKPDPALIEVWDAQLVPPGEVLMRERERFVRELSSRAAEAYHRIAAREPLALSYAPDLDGRESFESILARTRDNDIRRKITTRGPHRDDVEIAVDGQPARVFGSQGQQKSAALALKLAEIGLIREQTGETPILLLDEVLAELDAHRAQRLFEALGDTVQCLVTTTERELTEKIGGRPYRRYQMTRGQLEAQ, encoded by the coding sequence ATGTGGCTTACCCGCCTGACATGCCGCCGTTTCCGCTGCCTCGGCGATCTGGCGTTCCAACCGGAACCCGGCCTCAACATCATTCACGGCGACAACGCCCAGGGCAAGACGTCGCTGCTGGAAGCGCTGCTCTACACCTGCACCGCGCGGAGCCACCGCACCACGAACGAGGCCGAGCTCGCGCGCCACGGGGAGGACGGCTTCTCGGTCACCGCCGAAGCCCGCCGTTCCGACCGCGATGTCGCCATTGAGGCGTATTACTGGCAGAAAGCCAAGCGCTTCAAGGTCAATGGGGTCCCGCAGACGCGTATCAGCGATATTCTGGGCCGCATACACACGGTGTTCTTCTCGCCCGAGGATGTCGAGCTCGTGAAGGGGGGCGCGTCCGCGCGGCGGCGCTTTCTGGACATGGAGCTGGCCCAGATCAATCCCGGCTACCTCGCCGCGCTCCAGCAATACCGGCAAGCGCTCAAGCAGCGCAACAGCCTGCTAAAGCAGTTCAAGCCGGACCCCGCGTTGATTGAGGTATGGGATGCGCAGCTGGTCCCTCCCGGGGAGGTGCTGATGCGCGAGCGCGAGCGCTTTGTCCGCGAGCTCTCCAGCCGCGCGGCCGAGGCCTACCACCGGATTGCCGCGCGCGAGCCGCTGGCGCTTTCCTACGCGCCGGACCTCGATGGGCGGGAAAGCTTTGAGTCCATCCTGGCGCGCACGCGCGACAACGACATCCGCCGGAAGATCACGACGCGCGGCCCGCACCGCGACGATGTTGAGATTGCCGTTGATGGGCAGCCGGCGCGGGTTTTCGGTTCCCAGGGGCAGCAGAAGTCCGCCGCGCTCGCGTTGAAGCTGGCGGAGATCGGGCTCATCCGGGAACAGACCGGCGAGACGCCGATACTGCTGCTGGACGAGGTGCTTGCGGAGCTGGACGCGCACCGGGCGCAGCGTCTTTTTGAGGCGCTCGGGGATACGGTACAATGCCTGGTTACCACCACGGAGCGGGAGCTCACCGAGAAGATCGGCGGACGTCCCTACCGCCGTTACCAGATGACGCGAGGCCAACTTGAAGCGCAATAA
- a CDS encoding sugar phosphate isomerase/epimerase: MKQFDASRRGFLQAAALGAGFSALAPLEGAVAAAPPVRNGASHMKLSLAAYSFRDFMAKRGTAAEVAAAEMRLENFVDLCAGLGLDGTELTSYYFPKDVTRDYLLSLKQQAFRLGLSISGTAIGNDFCHPPGAERDAELAMTREWIDHAAVMGAPVIRIFAGSANKGEPEETAIQRCVDGINESLAYAAEKGVFLALENHGGITATPAQMLRIIEGVDDSPWFGVNFDSGNFNTDDPYRDLAVIAPYAVNAQIKVKIRRNDVREETDFPRVIGILKDAGYRGYIVLEHEEENPKEAVPRYIDILRELLVR; the protein is encoded by the coding sequence ATGAAGCAATTTGATGCGTCGCGCCGGGGCTTTTTACAGGCGGCGGCCCTGGGGGCGGGGTTCTCCGCGCTGGCGCCGCTGGAGGGCGCGGTGGCCGCGGCGCCGCCGGTTCGGAATGGCGCGAGCCACATGAAATTGAGCCTGGCGGCGTATTCGTTCCGGGATTTCATGGCGAAGCGGGGCACGGCGGCGGAAGTTGCGGCGGCGGAGATGCGCCTGGAGAATTTCGTGGATCTTTGCGCGGGGCTGGGGCTGGACGGCACGGAACTCACGAGCTATTACTTCCCGAAGGACGTGACGCGGGACTATTTGCTCTCGCTGAAACAGCAGGCCTTCCGGCTGGGGCTGTCCATTTCGGGCACGGCGATCGGGAATGATTTCTGCCACCCGCCCGGCGCGGAGCGCGACGCGGAGCTGGCCATGACGCGGGAGTGGATCGATCATGCGGCGGTGATGGGCGCGCCGGTGATCCGGATCTTCGCGGGTTCGGCGAACAAGGGCGAGCCGGAGGAAACGGCCATCCAGCGGTGCGTGGACGGTATCAACGAGTCGCTGGCCTACGCGGCGGAGAAGGGGGTGTTCCTGGCGCTGGAGAACCACGGCGGCATCACGGCGACGCCGGCGCAGATGCTGCGCATTATCGAGGGGGTGGACGATTCGCCCTGGTTCGGCGTGAATTTCGACAGCGGCAATTTCAATACGGACGATCCCTACCGGGACCTGGCCGTTATCGCGCCGTATGCCGTGAATGCGCAGATCAAGGTGAAAATCCGGCGGAATGACGTGCGGGAGGAGACCGATTTCCCGCGGGTGATTGGGATCCTCAAGGATGCGGGCTACCGGGGCTACATCGTCCTCGAACACGAGGAGGAGAACCCGAAGGAGGCCGTGCCGCGCTATATCGATATCCTGCGCGAGTTGCTGGTGCGCTAA
- a CDS encoding metallophosphoesterase family protein: MPANLEFSRFRPTLRASQLVLGLAAAVLALGAGAEPAYPQGDPALAGFRILPYLQEPGESRMRINWFTTDPIPGELRFAPASGGPEQAVQSDPVAVPEALYSELEESERAAFPDMFPNASFKHSILLDGLTPGTLYAYTVTQGDSAYAATFRTASAAGTASRMRLIAFADSETDPEGRGIYRNWEPAHQHRESTGRPAEVTTYLVTETTGFIENLKVIASREPDLVLLAGDIVQGGGYQRAWDEFFFHTAGKFGKLMTHTPMLLALGNWETFGARNGEYEPEAIHRSRRKSLAHIDGAPNNNPKYEDAYYRTDYGPVTVLTLDSTNGLPDDTDSDTNINIDAATYPGDDQPDINIGSDQWNWVMAQLKDARAKGQVIFVQFHHVPYSSGGHILPVSMEGSSGQAGTPMRIYTPAFQEYGVVAVFCGHNETFERSRVGDVIFYDAGVAGDGLGAPDDEKDPRHHNPWQAWIAHADDPELWKGRQLLQGGRHYGHVEVDLVREGEAWDVTMTAVHTFPVNDAAGNVTGFERREYSDAVRLKVDREGNRAWIAP; this comes from the coding sequence ATGCCTGCCAACCTTGAATTCTCGCGCTTCCGCCCCACCCTCCGCGCCTCGCAACTGGTGCTCGGTCTCGCCGCGGCAGTCCTCGCGCTGGGCGCGGGCGCCGAACCCGCCTACCCCCAGGGCGACCCGGCCCTGGCGGGCTTCCGTATCCTCCCCTATCTTCAGGAGCCCGGGGAGTCCCGCATGCGCATCAACTGGTTCACGACCGACCCCATCCCCGGCGAACTGCGGTTCGCTCCGGCTTCCGGCGGCCCGGAACAGGCCGTGCAGAGCGATCCGGTCGCGGTTCCGGAGGCCCTTTACTCCGAACTGGAGGAATCGGAGCGCGCGGCGTTTCCCGACATGTTTCCGAACGCGAGTTTCAAGCATTCCATCCTGCTGGACGGCCTGACCCCGGGCACGCTGTATGCCTACACCGTGACGCAGGGTGACAGCGCCTACGCCGCGACCTTCCGAACGGCGTCGGCGGCGGGTACGGCCAGCCGGATGCGCCTGATCGCCTTCGCGGACTCCGAAACCGATCCCGAGGGCCGCGGAATCTATCGCAACTGGGAGCCGGCCCACCAGCATCGCGAGAGCACCGGACGCCCGGCGGAGGTGACGACGTACCTCGTGACCGAGACGACCGGGTTTATCGAAAACCTGAAGGTCATCGCGTCGCGCGAACCGGACCTTGTGCTGCTCGCGGGTGATATCGTGCAGGGCGGCGGCTACCAGCGCGCGTGGGACGAATTCTTTTTCCACACTGCCGGCAAGTTCGGGAAACTCATGACGCACACGCCGATGCTGCTTGCGCTGGGCAACTGGGAAACCTTCGGCGCGCGCAACGGCGAATACGAACCCGAGGCCATCCACAGAAGCCGCCGGAAGTCCCTCGCCCATATCGACGGCGCGCCCAACAACAATCCGAAATACGAGGATGCGTACTACCGCACCGACTACGGCCCGGTGACCGTGCTGACGCTGGACTCCACGAACGGCCTGCCGGACGACACGGACTCCGACACCAACATCAACATCGACGCGGCGACGTACCCCGGCGATGACCAGCCCGACATCAACATCGGTTCGGACCAGTGGAACTGGGTCATGGCGCAACTGAAGGACGCCCGGGCGAAGGGCCAGGTGATCTTCGTTCAATTTCACCACGTTCCCTATTCCAGCGGCGGCCACATCCTGCCGGTGTCCATGGAGGGCAGCAGCGGCCAGGCGGGCACGCCCATGCGCATCTACACGCCCGCCTTCCAGGAATACGGCGTGGTCGCCGTCTTCTGCGGGCACAACGAGACCTTTGAGCGCTCCCGGGTCGGCGATGTCATCTTCTACGACGCGGGCGTCGCGGGCGACGGCCTCGGCGCGCCGGACGACGAGAAGGATCCGCGCCACCACAATCCCTGGCAGGCGTGGATCGCGCACGCGGACGACCCGGAGCTCTGGAAAGGCCGGCAGCTCCTCCAGGGCGGGCGGCACTACGGCCACGTGGAGGTCGATCTGGTGCGCGAGGGCGAGGCGTGGGACGTCACCATGACCGCCGTGCACACGTTCCCGGTCAACGACGCTGCCGGCAACGTGACCGGATTCGAGCGGCGCGAATACAGCGACGCCGTCCGACTGAAGGTGGATCGCGAGGGCAACCGCGCCTGGATTGCGCCATGA
- a CDS encoding HDOD domain-containing protein, producing MAADGLFDIDTLLDEVVTLPSLPDSVAKLNEMLNDPDVELKAVAHVISSDPAIALKTLRLVNSAYYGLGQEVTNVEHASVLLGAKVLKNLVMTATAFDCMKSSATSFLRHSVACGMAMKAIARTGGISGFHGTEDEAFTFGLIHDIGKVILEEYLPDEYQDVRDAVQEDGIPWYRAERRVIGVDHAELGSRLAQNWKLTPPVVNAIRSHHDLADCPAEFQGLAASLSIANQICNLSGYRAHPENYTEAVDDMFPVAAIDSGRLPAITEEYFNSRGAIEELLALAD from the coding sequence GTGGCGGCGGACGGCTTATTTGATATCGATACCCTGCTCGACGAGGTCGTGACCCTGCCGAGCCTGCCGGATTCCGTCGCCAAGCTCAACGAGATGCTGAACGATCCCGACGTCGAGTTGAAGGCGGTCGCCCATGTGATATCGTCGGACCCGGCCATCGCGCTCAAGACGCTCCGCCTGGTGAATTCCGCCTACTATGGCCTGGGCCAGGAAGTGACCAACGTCGAGCATGCGTCGGTGCTGCTGGGCGCGAAGGTCCTGAAGAACCTGGTTATGACCGCCACGGCCTTCGACTGCATGAAGTCCAGCGCCACGTCGTTCCTGCGGCATTCGGTCGCGTGCGGCATGGCGATGAAGGCTATCGCGCGGACGGGCGGCATTTCGGGGTTTCACGGGACCGAGGACGAGGCCTTCACCTTCGGCCTGATCCACGATATCGGCAAGGTGATCCTGGAAGAGTACCTCCCCGACGAGTACCAGGACGTGCGCGACGCGGTGCAGGAGGATGGCATTCCCTGGTACCGCGCGGAGCGCCGGGTCATCGGTGTGGATCACGCGGAGCTCGGCAGCCGCCTGGCGCAAAACTGGAAGCTGACGCCCCCGGTGGTGAACGCGATCCGCAGCCACCACGACCTGGCCGATTGCCCCGCGGAGTTTCAGGGCCTCGCGGCCTCGCTCTCGATCGCGAACCAGATTTGCAATCTCAGCGGGTACCGCGCGCACCCGGAGAATTACACCGAGGCCGTGGACGACATGTTTCCCGTGGCGGCCATCGACAGCGGGCGATTGCCGGCCATCACCGAGGAATACTTCAATTCGCGCGGCGCGATCGAGGAGCTGCTGGCGCTGGCGGATTAG
- a CDS encoding beta-lactamase family protein, with translation MQNVDPQAMKQIEDALKWLVRRRPIVQAVIAVERGDRSFCWTGAHGVAESGAPASPDTPFFIASIDKLLNATIALMLHEAGRLDLDAPIQIWLPGELVRGIHRRGDRDYSDQISVRHLLTHTSGLPDWLEERPRSGASVIESILEAGDRPFSLAEIADRVRMLTPHFPPAGASDDAVRARYSDTNYVLLAAIIEAVAGAPLHEVHEEMLYRPLGMRHTWFPGHSAPLEPAPAALTLRADGVPLHVPRLIASFNGIYSTAADLLAFLRALVGGEIYRHAETLALQQGGWLRFGFPRDRAALRAPGWPIQYGMGMMRFQLPRVFTPLASIPAVVGHTGSTGCWLFYCPDRDLFLAGAVDEVSAGAAPFRFVPRVLHLLRGMDHTR, from the coding sequence ATGCAAAACGTTGACCCGCAAGCCATGAAGCAGATCGAAGACGCCTTGAAGTGGCTCGTCCGGCGGCGTCCCATTGTTCAGGCGGTCATTGCGGTCGAGCGGGGCGACCGATCATTTTGCTGGACCGGCGCGCATGGCGTGGCTGAATCCGGCGCGCCCGCCTCGCCGGATACGCCCTTCTTCATCGCCAGCATCGACAAATTGCTGAACGCGACGATTGCTCTGATGCTTCACGAGGCGGGCCGGCTGGATCTGGACGCGCCAATCCAGATCTGGCTCCCCGGGGAGCTGGTTCGGGGCATACACCGGCGGGGAGACCGGGATTATAGCGACCAGATCTCGGTCCGGCATCTGCTTACCCACACCTCCGGGCTGCCGGATTGGCTGGAGGAACGCCCGCGGTCTGGCGCAAGCGTGATCGAGTCCATTCTGGAGGCGGGCGACAGGCCCTTCAGCCTGGCGGAAATCGCGGATCGCGTCCGCATGCTCACGCCGCACTTTCCACCGGCCGGCGCGTCCGACGATGCAGTCCGCGCCCGCTATTCCGACACGAATTACGTGTTGCTTGCGGCGATTATTGAGGCGGTTGCCGGAGCGCCGCTTCACGAAGTCCACGAGGAGATGTTGTACCGTCCGCTGGGCATGCGGCACACCTGGTTTCCCGGGCACAGCGCGCCGCTGGAACCCGCGCCGGCGGCGCTGACCCTGCGCGCCGACGGCGTCCCCTTGCATGTTCCGCGGCTTATCGCGTCCTTCAACGGAATCTACAGCACGGCGGCGGACCTGCTGGCCTTTCTCCGCGCACTCGTGGGGGGCGAAATCTACCGGCACGCGGAAACACTTGCCCTGCAGCAGGGCGGCTGGCTTCGATTCGGGTTTCCGCGCGATCGCGCCGCGCTCCGCGCGCCCGGCTGGCCCATTCAGTACGGGATGGGCATGATGCGCTTCCAGTTGCCCCGGGTTTTCACACCGCTCGCCTCGATTCCAGCGGTGGTGGGCCACACGGGGTCAACGGGCTGCTGGCTGTTTTACTGCCCTGATCGGGATCTGTTTCTAGCGGGGGCCGTGGATGAAGTGTCCGCGGGCGCGGCGCCATTCCGGTTCGTTCCACGGGTCCTGCACCTGCTTCGCGGCATGGATCACACCCGGTAG
- a CDS encoding exosortase system-associated protein, TIGR04073 family, translated as MLATNHPLMRVGVAVLLVGALLVQVAPVSAQLYNPELDLPKPTGLEKSLTKLGRGLSNVLFGWAEIPVTFDEKYKQGKPLAYLLGVVPVLGGARAVMRTSTGVFEMATFPFTDKAVNYDAVLEPEYIF; from the coding sequence ATGTTGGCTACCAATCACCCGTTGATGCGCGTTGGCGTGGCGGTCCTGCTGGTCGGGGCGCTGCTGGTTCAGGTCGCGCCGGTTTCGGCGCAGCTCTACAACCCGGAGCTGGACCTGCCGAAGCCGACTGGTCTGGAGAAATCCCTGACCAAACTGGGCCGCGGCCTGTCGAACGTTCTGTTTGGCTGGGCGGAAATTCCGGTGACCTTTGACGAGAAGTACAAGCAGGGCAAGCCGCTGGCCTACCTGCTTGGCGTTGTTCCGGTGCTGGGCGGCGCGCGCGCCGTCATGCGCACGAGCACGGGCGTGTTCGAAATGGCGACCTTCCCCTTCACGGACAAGGCCGTCAACTACGACGCGGTTCTGGAACCCGAATATATTTTCTAA
- a CDS encoding DUF3365 domain-containing protein: MRVNPVLCLMFLSLFLPALALPGCSADFEITRWTPVAQPDLSDAEKVQFEAANAAREAMFGALMARLQAAMREGGAPVAIDVCRAEAPAIAAETGDARGVQIGRTSFKLRNPENAPPAWAEAHVEARRAEPLVLRGDNGALAALFPIMLKPECVQCHGPEDAIAPDVLAAIKKAYPADQATGFAEGDLRGWFHVTVPPAS, encoded by the coding sequence ATGCGCGTGAATCCCGTCCTATGTCTGATGTTCCTTTCGCTGTTTCTCCCGGCGCTCGCCCTGCCCGGATGTTCGGCCGATTTTGAGATCACGCGCTGGACCCCGGTTGCGCAGCCGGACCTTTCCGACGCCGAGAAGGTCCAGTTTGAGGCGGCGAACGCGGCGCGCGAGGCGATGTTCGGCGCGCTGATGGCCCGGCTTCAGGCGGCGATGCGGGAGGGCGGCGCGCCGGTGGCCATCGACGTCTGCCGCGCTGAGGCGCCCGCGATCGCCGCCGAGACCGGCGATGCGCGGGGCGTGCAAATCGGCCGGACCTCCTTCAAGCTGCGCAATCCCGAGAACGCGCCGCCCGCCTGGGCCGAGGCCCATGTTGAGGCGCGCCGCGCCGAACCGCTCGTCCTGCGGGGCGACAACGGCGCGCTGGCCGCCCTGTTCCCGATTATGCTCAAGCCCGAATGCGTGCAATGCCACGGCCCGGAAGACGCCATCGCGCCGGACGTGCTCGCGGCGATCAAAAAAGCCTACCCCGCGGATCAGGCGACCGGCTTTGCGGAGGGCGACCTCCGGGGCTGGTTCCACGTGACGGTTCCGCCGGCGTCCTGA